AGACCTCGACCTTTTTCAGGCAGGAAATAATGGGATTGCAGTTTTCGGAAACAACGGAGACGGAACCTTTACCGAGAATTCTGAGGCGATGGGTTTTGCCTCCTATAAATTGGCGGGTATTGAAGATGCGGCTTTTGGAGATTTTGATGATGACGGTGATGTCGACCTGATCACAGTTGGAAAAACCGGAAGCACCCTGCTTTTTGATAATTTAAGACAGGGAAGATTTGAAAAGATTTCTGTTCCTTCTATTGATGGCTTTTCAGGAAATTCAGTAGAAGTTGGGGACGTAAATAATGACGGTTTTCTTGATCTGTTTTTAGGAGCTGAAAAGAAAGGGAAAAGCTTACTCCTTTATAATGATGGAAAAGGGAAATTTGATCCTGTTACAAATATGAATCTTACCTTTGAGGGTATAGAGAATCTTCATCTGCATGATGCTTTGTTTTTTGATTTTGACAATGATGGATTTCAGGATATACTGGCTACCGGGGAGATGGATGACCCTCAGAAATCAGGGTTAATGTTGTTTCATAGTGATGGGTCTGGTGGATTTGAAAATATTTCTCAGCTATTCCCTGAAAACAAATTTAATGGAAGAGATCTGGAAGCATTGGACTATGACGGGGATGGAGATCGTGATGTTATTGTGGCTCTTACAAATGGCCAGGTAAAATTGTTCAGAAACGATGGCGGCAACCTGAATCATTTTGTAAACATGAAATTGGTAGGGCTTCGAACCGGTAGCGCAAAGAATAATTATTTCGGTATAGGAGCCAAAGTTGAGATGAGGGCGGGAGATTTGTATCAAAGCATGGTGGTAACGGACCCTAACATTTATTTTGGCCTGGGTGACCGAGCCAGAGCTGATATTATTAGAATTACCTGGACCAATGGAGTTCCTCAAAATATTTTGCTTCCGGATGCTGATCAGGCTCTGATTGAGGCCCAGACTTTAAAGGGGTCGTGCCCGTTTCTTTACACCTGGAACGGTAAAGAATATGAATTTGTAAAAGATATTACCTGGCGTAGCGCCCTCGGAATGCCTTTGGGAATAATGGGAGGGACAACCCAATACGCTTTTGCTGATGCCTCGGATGATTATATAAAAATTGAATCAGATCAATTGGTTGCCAGAGATGGGGTTTTTGAGATCAAGGTAACCTCTGAATTATGGGAGACCATTTATATGGATCAGATTGAACTTGTGGTTGTTGATCATCCTGAGGATATTGAGATCTATGTTCCCGAACAGTTTACTCCTCCTCCGTTCCCCGGAATGAAAATCTTGCAGATCAAAGAGAAAATTTTACCTGTAAGTGCTATCGATAACCATAACAGGAATGTTTTGAAAAAGATAGCAAAAAGGGATGATCGGTATATCGATAATCTTAATGCCGGTAAGTTTCAAGGGATTACAGAAAGACACGATCTGATTCTGGATCCTGGCAACACCGATGAGTTTGAAAATCTACATTTGTTTTTAAGAGGCTGGATTTTTCCAACGGATGCAAGTATAAATGTGGCTTTGTCTCAATCGGACGAGATTAAAGTAGAGTTTCCCGTTATTCAGATGATCAACAAAGAGGGTAAATGGGAGAATGTCAATTCGGAAATGAGTTTTCCTATGGGGAAAGACAAACATGTTATTGTTGAATTGCAAAGTAAATTTTTAAGCAAGGATCACAGAATAAGAATCAGGACCAATATGGAAATCTATTGGGATGAGGTTTTCTTTGGAGACGTAATAGACAGTGATAATTTGAATACTTATCAACTATCAGCAAAATCAGCGGATCTTAATTATAGAGGGTTTTCCGAGTCTTACAGAAAAGGTGGAAGATACGGCCCTCATTGGTTCGATTATAATAAAGTTGATACCAACCGTAAATGGCGGGATCTGACGGGAAGTTACACCCGTTATGGTGATGTTCTTCCGTTGTTGAATACAGCCGACAATATGTACATCATTTCCAATGCAGGAGACGAAATCAGTATACGTTTTGATGCGGCTACTTTGCCAGAACTGAAAAAGGGCTGGAAAAGAGATTTTTTGATTCACAGCGTAGGTTGGGTCAAGGATGGGGACATGAATACAGCCGCGGGAAATACAGTTGATCCGCTGCCATATCACAATATGCAGGAGTATCCGCTGCGGGAAGGGGATTTTCCGTTGGATAAAGAGCTTATCGATTATCAAAACGAGTACAATACAAGAATTGTTGATCAAAGGACCTTTCAAAACGCAATTAAACCCAACATAAGTGAAGAATAGATCATTTTATTTTTTTATCGTGGCCCTGTTCACTTCGCCACTTTTAATTTTAGCCCAATCAAATGTTGTTTTTAAGGATATTTCAAAATCATCAGGTTTTGATTTCCGCTATACCTTTGGGGATACTCATTATGAAAATATTTTAGAAAGCAGTGGTTCAGGGATCACGGTGTTTGATTACAACAATGATGGATTTTATGATATCTATATGATGAATGGTACCTATCTTGAGGGTATATCAGACAGTGATGGAGAAGGATTCAGGAACAGCAGGGACAAATTTTACAGAAATAATGGTGATGGATCTTTTTCCGAAATAGGTGAAGAAGCCGGATTGAATGATCTGCAATGGAGTATGGCTGCGGGAGCAATTGACCTCGATGAAGATGGCTTTCAGGATCTGTTTTTACTGAATTACGGCTCCAATGTGTTTTACCGCAATAACGGAGACGGGACCTTTAACGATATAACAGAAAAATTAGGCCTGGCGGGTCCGGAAACCCTGAATGGATTTACAAAATGGAGCATTGGGGTTTCTTATTGGGATTATAACAAGGACGGCTTACTGGATGCCATGGTTGGAAATTTTCTGGCTTTCGATCCCGAATATGTGTCCACACAAACCCCGGGGATGATGCCACACCCTTCTGAGTATAAGGGCCAGCCTACGATTTTGTACGAGCAAAAAAAGGATGGAAGTTTTATCGATGTGTCAAAAGAGAATAATTTGTATTATCCTGATTCCAAATGTATGGGTCTGACTGTTGCTGACCTCGATCATGATGGAGACTTAGATATTTTTCAGGCAAATGACCATCATTATAATTTCTTATTTCGCAATGATGACGGAATCTATAAGGAAGTCGGAATTGCAAGTGGGGTAGCAGCGAACAGCAAAGGACAGGAAACAGGTTCCATGCATGCCACCCTCGGAGACATTGACGGGGATGGTCTTATTGATATTTTCGTATCTGATTTAAAGTACGGTTCCTTATACCGAAATACCGGAAACGGGTTCTATGAAGATATTACTGAAAAGTCAGGAGTTGCAGCTTCTATGGCCGGGAAAGGAGGCTGGGGAGCTGCGTTGTTTGATTATGACAATGATGGGGATCTGGATTTGATCACGGCCAATGGTACGGCAGAAGAGTTAATTCTTCAATACCCGCTCTTGATGGAGAATGATGGTTCAGGAAATTTCAAAGATGTGGGCAAGGCACATGGGGCATATTTTAATGATAAAAGATCCGGACGCGGATTGGTTGTATGGGATTTTGATAATGACGGAGACCTAGATATTACAGTATCACACGTTGATTTAAAGGCTTCAGCGAGTATGCTTGAAAATCAGGGAGGAAATATAAATAACTGGCTGGGTATTACTTTAACTGGATCACACGGACTCTCCTCAGGGATCGGGGCACTGGTACACGTAAAAAGTGGTGGAAAAAGCCAGACCCTTGTGAATCAATGGACAACCGGATATTTATCAAACAAGGATCCGCGATTACATGTTGGCCTTGGGAAGAATGCTAAAATAGATGAAATAAAAATCCACTGGCCCGATGGATTTACAGAGGTGATCAAAGAAGTTCCTGTAAATCAATATATCAATATTGTAGAAGGGAAAGGTATTCTTAAGTGAATGAAATAGCTATGCCAAATAAAGGCAATTGTTTAAATTAGCAATTCGAAAATTTTAATGAATAATTTATAATGAATAGTCAATATATAAGTAAGGTGGTTGATCTGACGGATCCATCAAAAAATGTGATCTACAACATGAGTCATGAAGAGGCTGTGGAAATTGTCAGGTCCGGAAATGTTGAAGAAGTTCGAAAAATAGACGGGCAATTCTGCCTGATTTCAGTAGAAGGTAAAACCATAAGAATGGCCAGGTCCATTGGACGGCCGATAAGGTATTTTATTGCCAAACAGGCTGTGGGCCCTCAGCTGATCATTGCGGAACGTATTGACGTTATCTATGAGCATTTGAAAAAGGAAGGAATGGATGATCAGTTTCACCCTTCTTATACGAGAATGGCCCCTGCTCATTATGTAACGAGAATTGAATTACTCGGATGCCCTGACCCTAATCCTGTATATGAAAGGTTTTTTACACCCAAAAGGAATTCATATCAGCCTGATGACATTGAAAAAATTGGTCGGGATTATATTGGGGCGGTATACAAGGAGATTAAAAAGTGGTTAAAATACAGGGCAACAGAAGGTCCTATAGGCGTCACATTTTCAGCCGGGATAGACAGTGGGTCTGTTTTCGTTTTGATCTATCACGCTCTTATCGAACTCGGAGAAAGCCCGTCAAGATTAAAGGCTTTTACTTTATCTGTAGAAGGAGAGGGAGCCGACTTAAGACAAGCACGTTCGTTTATGGAGAAACTTGGCCTGGAATTGTTTTTAGAACCGGTAGAACTAGATTATCAATCGCTTGACTGGAAAGAGGCTATAGATGTGGTTGAAGATTATAAACCTCTGGATATTCAATCTGCAACGATGAATCTTGCGCTACTTCAGGGGATTCGTTCAAGATATCCTGACTGGAAGTATATCATTGACGGAGACGGAGGAGATGAGAACCTGAAGGATTACCCCATTGAGGATAATCCTGAATTGACCATTAAAAGCGTCTTAAATAATTTAATGTTATATCATGAAGGCTGGGGGGTTGATTCAATTAAACATTCCTTAACCTATTCAGGAGGATTAAGTCGCGGTTATATGCGTACTTTTTCTCCAGCTGATTTGCTTGGTTTCGAAGGGTTTAGCCCTTATACGCTTCCTAATGTCATTGAAATTTCTGAAGGGATACCTTATATCGACCTGACTGACTGGGATCATCAAAAACTATATGATCTTAAAGGACAAATTGTTGCTGCCGGAGTAAAGGCGATTACCGGCATGGACATGCCTGTATTTGAAAAAAGACGTTTTCAGCATGGGGCAGCTTCAATGAATAATTTTAACAAGCATTTTCCTGAAAGGGAAATTACCTACAGGAAAGAGTTTCTTTCAAAGTATGAGGAGTGATCCGGTATATCCGCTCGACAGTGAATGGATCGTTTCAAATCGTCCAAAGAGAAACAAAATAGATTCACTGATGCCTTATGGCTGGTCCGTTGAAAAGGAATTGAGTTTTGATGGAAGGGTCAAGGATACAGGAATTATTTTTTTGAGTAACCAGGAATGTTCCTTTAAATGCCTGATGTGTGATCTTTGGAAAAACACGACCACAAGTCCTACCCCGTTGGGAGCGATTTCGAAGCAGATCAAATTAACCCTGCCTCATATGAAAGGTGTTAAACAGATCAAATTATACAATAGTGGAAGTTTTTTTGACGAAAAGTCTGTTCCCTTTGAAGAATACGATAAAATTGCTTCTCTGGTCTCCGGGATTGAAACTGTTATCGTTGAGGGACATCCGCTGCTTATCAATGAAAAGAGTCTATATTTCAATGATCAATTATACGGAGAATTGGAGGTTGCCATCGGACTGGAAACTGTTCATCCCGAAATTCTGAGAAAACTAAATAAGAAAATGAACGTTGAGGATTTTTCAAATGCGGTTCACTTTTTGAATGATCACCAAATTCGGAGCCGTGCATTTATTCTGCTTAGACCACCTTTTATGAGTGAAAAAGAAGGGGTTTACTGGGCGAAAAAATCCATAGAATTTGCGTTTGAAAATGGGGTGGAATGTTGCACCGTTATTCCCGTAAGGCCGGGAAATGGTGCCATGGATTTATTGATGGAAAACGGAGATTTCAACAAACCTTCTTTGGATTCATTAGAGGAGGTGCTGGATTTTGGAATTTCTTTGAAAGCCGGAAGAGTCTTTGCCGATACATGGGATCTTCATTTGTTTTCGACCTGCAATGCCTGTTTTGAAAAGAGGAAGCATAGATTGGAAAAAATAAATCTAAGTCAGGAAACAGTACAAAAAATTTCTTGCGGTTGTTAGTTGAGAGAATAGGTGAATTGAAGATTTAAGCCATAATCATCATTGGCGGCGTCTACGTTTTGAGGGCGGGAATCATAAGTATAGTAAAAACTCAGACCTATTTTGAAATTATTGCTGAAGATACTGACTTTCGGGTTGAGGTTTAAAGAGACCCTGTTCCTGGTATCATTTGTAATATAGGGCAGGTAGGTGATATCAGCATCCAGCCAGACCTTGGCTCCTGTCAACTTATAGATCTTCCACTTGAGCTGGAACAATCCGGCGAGATCTTCTTTAATAGCACCATCGCCAACGGGAATTTCACGAGACATATTGAGCCCCATAGAAAAGTAAAGCCTGTTCCATTCGTTATACGCCAGGTCTTTAAGGGCTCCCAGGTTTAAATTCCATCTTAGATCAGTTCCCAGTTGCAGGTTCTGACTTACTCCAATAGAAACATCTGTGGCCCAGCCTTTATTCAAATTCCGCTGCCACCCGAGCATGACATCAGATTTACTTGAACTTAAACTATCTCCCTGATACGTATCATTGGTATCCCAGAATAAACTGAAAATACTGTTCCGTTTTCGATAATCAAGATTTCCTGAAAAAACCAGCGTCGCCACATTACTACCCTTGGCATAATTGGCTCCAAGGCTGAAGTTTCCGCTGAGGCGGCGGAAAAAACTATTTCTTATGGGATATACTTCTACGATATCTTCTACCTTGACCGTAACTTTTTCATTGAGCAGGATAAGGTTAACGGTTCTAGGATTTTCATTAGCCTCAAAGGAACCGAAATATATTCTTCCATTATCCATCTTTATCTCAAAGAGTTTATTTGAGATGATGGTCTGAATTTTTGGTTCTTCCAGGCTAATGGTACCCATTCCATCCATCTTCCAGGTGACTACACCAGAATTCAATCGTTTAAAATCACCTGTTAGAATATTTCCATTGATATGCACAATGGTATCCGTCTTTTGACCATAGATTGATAAAGATGAACAGCTTATCACTAAAAAAATCAGGATTTTAACAAAATGAGAATCTCTAAAAGATAAATACGGTTGGTTCAAGACGTTCAATTAAAAGATAAAAATACATTTTTTATGTTATTTTTAAATGATCGAAACAACAATCTAAGGATTAAGCGATCCCTTCCCTTCGCAGTACCTGAAGAGGAGGACTTTGTAAAACACTTCTACTATTCATTAGGCCAATTGCCAAAACCAACAGGCTGATTCCCGGAAATAGAACCAGAAAAGGAAACAGCGAAGGAACAAAAGCCAGTTCAAAAAGAAAGTAGGCAAGAATCTGAGCGCAGAAAAGAGATAAGAATATACCGCTTAAACTTCCCAATACACCGAGGTAGAGATATTCGAAGGCTGTTATTTTTAAAATTTGTTTTCCTGTACCTCCAAGGGTCCTAAGTAAAACATTTTCTTTGATCCGTTGAAACTTGCTCGTTCTCACTGCTCCTATGAGAACGATTATACCAGTGAAAATACTGAAAATAGCCATAAAATTGATGACCCAGGAAATCTTGTCAAGTACATTTTGAATCAGGATCAGAACTTGTCTGAAATCAATAATGGATATATTCGGAAATTTCTGAATCAAGGTACTCTGCAGTTTTGCTGACTCTGTTTCATTGGGCGCATGCGTAGTAAGTACATTGAACTGCGGAGCACTTTCGAGAATTCCTTTGGGAAACACAATAGAAAAATTCAATTGCATTCGTCCCCAATCCACCTTTCTTATACTCGCTACTTTGGTTTCCATGATGACTCCTTGTATGTTAAAGGTGATGGAATCTCCTACCTGAATAAATGCATCCCTGGAAATACTTTCTGCGATCGAAATAGGTACAGGCCTTTCCGGATCAAAAGTTGCTTCCTCAATCCATTCTCCATCGGCTATTGATTCTGAGTCAATCAAATCATCTCTGTAGGTTACCCTGAATTCATGGTTTAAGATCCATGGGTTGATTTGGCTGTTCGTGTCCTTTTTTATGTCGTTTACCATAACCCCT
This DNA window, taken from Lutimonas zeaxanthinifaciens, encodes the following:
- a CDS encoding CRTAC1 family protein, which translates into the protein MKNRSFYFFIVALFTSPLLILAQSNVVFKDISKSSGFDFRYTFGDTHYENILESSGSGITVFDYNNDGFYDIYMMNGTYLEGISDSDGEGFRNSRDKFYRNNGDGSFSEIGEEAGLNDLQWSMAAGAIDLDEDGFQDLFLLNYGSNVFYRNNGDGTFNDITEKLGLAGPETLNGFTKWSIGVSYWDYNKDGLLDAMVGNFLAFDPEYVSTQTPGMMPHPSEYKGQPTILYEQKKDGSFIDVSKENNLYYPDSKCMGLTVADLDHDGDLDIFQANDHHYNFLFRNDDGIYKEVGIASGVAANSKGQETGSMHATLGDIDGDGLIDIFVSDLKYGSLYRNTGNGFYEDITEKSGVAASMAGKGGWGAALFDYDNDGDLDLITANGTAEELILQYPLLMENDGSGNFKDVGKAHGAYFNDKRSGRGLVVWDFDNDGDLDITVSHVDLKASASMLENQGGNINNWLGITLTGSHGLSSGIGALVHVKSGGKSQTLVNQWTTGYLSNKDPRLHVGLGKNAKIDEIKIHWPDGFTEVIKEVPVNQYINIVEGKGILK
- a CDS encoding DUF481 domain-containing protein, giving the protein MISCSSLSIYGQKTDTIVHINGNILTGDFKRLNSGVVTWKMDGMGTISLEEPKIQTIISNKLFEIKMDNGRIYFGSFEANENPRTVNLILLNEKVTVKVEDIVEVYPIRNSFFRRLSGNFSLGANYAKGSNVATLVFSGNLDYRKRNSIFSLFWDTNDTYQGDSLSSSKSDVMLGWQRNLNKGWATDVSIGVSQNLQLGTDLRWNLNLGALKDLAYNEWNRLYFSMGLNMSREIPVGDGAIKEDLAGLFQLKWKIYKLTGAKVWLDADITYLPYITNDTRNRVSLNLNPKVSIFSNNFKIGLSFYYTYDSRPQNVDAANDDYGLNLQFTYSLN
- a CDS encoding asparagine synthase-related protein, with the translated sequence MNSQYISKVVDLTDPSKNVIYNMSHEEAVEIVRSGNVEEVRKIDGQFCLISVEGKTIRMARSIGRPIRYFIAKQAVGPQLIIAERIDVIYEHLKKEGMDDQFHPSYTRMAPAHYVTRIELLGCPDPNPVYERFFTPKRNSYQPDDIEKIGRDYIGAVYKEIKKWLKYRATEGPIGVTFSAGIDSGSVFVLIYHALIELGESPSRLKAFTLSVEGEGADLRQARSFMEKLGLELFLEPVELDYQSLDWKEAIDVVEDYKPLDIQSATMNLALLQGIRSRYPDWKYIIDGDGGDENLKDYPIEDNPELTIKSVLNNLMLYHEGWGVDSIKHSLTYSGGLSRGYMRTFSPADLLGFEGFSPYTLPNVIEISEGIPYIDLTDWDHQKLYDLKGQIVAAGVKAITGMDMPVFEKRRFQHGAASMNNFNKHFPEREITYRKEFLSKYEE
- a CDS encoding FG-GAP-like repeat-containing protein, whose product is MKNIGVLTILFALFLAFAACKDSEAERRKKSIEMMTAQTLGLAYLEEFKLEEAEGEFLRMIELAPDDKLGYANLGLVYLRMGTYRKAEEQLLQAIKIDPEDADVKLLLATVYRMDGKSEKAVTVLQDALIKEPGHLKILYELSELYSAVKGDEAIELRQEYLTRMTNEAPSNIVPQLQLTEIFIKAEESDKAIERLEIIQKQSPEFPKESLKYFDQTMDLLRLPDSEKALISFTIFHNYLKVSFPYQQGINELKGPGGSLIGFPLINYNRQVNNESLGDQSVLEVISFKDVTENSGLHYENSVVKEDSDFHHEIAVKTGDYNGDGTKDIYFSSYVASENKHIPFLYTNVNGRFENNATEVGVRHSGSESEAEFADFDNDGFLDLFITNHEAALLYRNEDKGILTNVTEETGLTGAEINKALFFDMDQDGDLDLFQAGNNGIAVFGNNGDGTFTENSEAMGFASYKLAGIEDAAFGDFDDDGDVDLITVGKTGSTLLFDNLRQGRFEKISVPSIDGFSGNSVEVGDVNNDGFLDLFLGAEKKGKSLLLYNDGKGKFDPVTNMNLTFEGIENLHLHDALFFDFDNDGFQDILATGEMDDPQKSGLMLFHSDGSGGFENISQLFPENKFNGRDLEALDYDGDGDRDVIVALTNGQVKLFRNDGGNLNHFVNMKLVGLRTGSAKNNYFGIGAKVEMRAGDLYQSMVVTDPNIYFGLGDRARADIIRITWTNGVPQNILLPDADQALIEAQTLKGSCPFLYTWNGKEYEFVKDITWRSALGMPLGIMGGTTQYAFADASDDYIKIESDQLVARDGVFEIKVTSELWETIYMDQIELVVVDHPEDIEIYVPEQFTPPPFPGMKILQIKEKILPVSAIDNHNRNVLKKIAKRDDRYIDNLNAGKFQGITERHDLILDPGNTDEFENLHLFLRGWIFPTDASINVALSQSDEIKVEFPVIQMINKEGKWENVNSEMSFPMGKDKHVIVELQSKFLSKDHRIRIRTNMEIYWDEVFFGDVIDSDNLNTYQLSAKSADLNYRGFSESYRKGGRYGPHWFDYNKVDTNRKWRDLTGSYTRYGDVLPLLNTADNMYIISNAGDEISIRFDAATLPELKKGWKRDFLIHSVGWVKDGDMNTAAGNTVDPLPYHNMQEYPLREGDFPLDKELIDYQNEYNTRIVDQRTFQNAIKPNISEE